A single genomic interval of Candidatus Cloacimonas sp. harbors:
- a CDS encoding glycosyltransferase family A protein has product MRIGALVRSYGLTDYLPAVLKSYSWVEKIIVMNYRFRGVKPREDKTPLIVRDFKNVVINSGENLNQHEAFNAGLGEFGGFDYVFIADADELIARQDQDRLIEGMSGHEAGTCKIIDYIGNFNERLPERTHKAIVIVKPSVRFYEVRCFAGSIKSFEDIYMHHFGYVYQPEGIAWKVEWEKKWEQGNIKHLLGQVHQPCTIPENISQWLEQ; this is encoded by the coding sequence ATGCGAATAGGGGCTTTAGTCAGAAGTTACGGACTTACTGATTATTTACCAGCGGTATTAAAAAGTTATTCTTGGGTTGAGAAAATAATCGTAATGAATTACAGGTTCAGAGGGGTTAAACCCAGGGAAGATAAGACTCCTCTGATTGTTCGGGATTTTAAGAATGTAGTTATAAATTCCGGGGAAAACTTAAATCAGCACGAAGCATTTAACGCAGGATTAGGAGAATTTGGCGGTTTTGATTATGTCTTTATCGCCGACGCAGATGAATTGATTGCCCGACAAGACCAAGACAGATTGATTGAGGGTATGTCCGGACACGAAGCCGGAACCTGCAAGATTATAGATTATATTGGTAATTTTAACGAAAGGTTGCCTGAAAGGACGCATAAGGCAATCGTTATTGTTAAGCCAAGTGTCAGGTTTTATGAAGTCAGGTGCTTTGCAGGAAGTATAAAGAGTTTTGAAGATATTTATATGCATCATTTCGGATATGTGTATCAGCCGGAAGGAATCGCCTGGAAGGTAGAGTGGGAAAAGAAGTGGGAGCAGGGGAATATTAAGCATTTATTAGGGCAGGTTCACCAACCTTGCACAATACCTGAAAATATAAGCCAATGGCTAGAGCAATAG
- a CDS encoding flavodoxin domain-containing protein, translating to MARAIVIYYSKTGNTQRMAEKIAEGIRSEGVETICKTILNTNPQELLNYDGIVIGSPTQYGSMAWEVKRFLDDTAGLHYKLEGKVGGAFSSSCHIGGGNETTILDILHAMLIHGMVIQGEPMYDHYGATGLNGLGGDTLMKCEKYGNRIGRLIKR from the coding sequence ATGGCTAGAGCAATAGTTATCTATTATTCCAAGACAGGCAATACGCAGAGAATGGCGGAAAAGATTGCCGAGGGCATAAGGAGCGAAGGTGTTGAGACTATCTGCAAAACTATTCTTAATACTAACCCTCAAGAATTGCTTAATTACGATGGAATCGTTATTGGCTCGCCTACGCAATATGGTTCTATGGCGTGGGAAGTAAAGAGGTTTTTAGACGATACGGCAGGGCTTCACTATAAATTGGAAGGCAAGGTTGGCGGAGCGTTCAGTTCAAGTTGTCATATCGGCGGGGGTAACGAAACGACAATATTGGATATTCTCCACGCTATGTTAATTCACGGAATGGTTATTCAAGGCGAGCCGATGTATGACCATTACGGGGCAACGGGTCTTAACGGGCTTGGCGGGGACACTTTAATGAAGTGTGAGAAATACGGCAATCGCATAGGGAGATTGATTAAGCGGTGA
- a CDS encoding radical SAM protein, whose protein sequence is MIEIPKSYNYISAFLTFGCNFNCSYCINKYGGLFKYKSMDLSDWIRGLNRIKTRSDLPITISGGEPTLHPDFYTIIKWIDGNIPLDLLTNGEFDVDEFMEHINPHRFQRKAPYASIRFSYHPGYTNIIRLLRKVNVLKNRGYSVGIWAVNKNKIHSKLVQLLAKSFGIDFRLKEYLDETHGNYKYPHGLNGFPKKCLCKPSELLIAPDGRLFRCHHDLYGGINSIGHILNNKVKLPEDFIPCSSYGNCNPCDLKLKFNRFQQDGHCAVEIKNG, encoded by the coding sequence GTGATAGAGATACCTAAATCCTATAATTATATCTCTGCATTTTTAACTTTCGGCTGCAATTTTAATTGCTCTTACTGCATAAACAAATACGGCGGTTTATTTAAGTATAAATCGATGGATTTAAGCGATTGGATAAGGGGGCTTAACCGGATAAAGACCAGAAGTGATTTGCCAATTACTATTTCCGGCGGCGAACCGACTTTGCACCCTGATTTTTATACGATTATAAAGTGGATAGACGGGAATATCCCCTTAGATTTACTGACTAACGGTGAGTTTGATGTTGATGAATTTATGGAGCATATAAATCCGCATAGATTTCAGAGGAAAGCTCCGTATGCCTCAATCAGATTTTCTTATCACCCAGGATATACAAATATTATAAGGTTACTTCGAAAGGTTAATGTTTTAAAAAACAGGGGGTATTCCGTAGGTATTTGGGCGGTGAATAAAAATAAGATACATAGCAAGTTAGTTCAATTATTGGCTAAATCTTTCGGTATAGATTTCAGGCTTAAAGAATATCTTGATGAGACGCACGGAAACTATAAATACCCGCACGGATTAAACGGGTTCCCGAAGAAGTGTCTTTGTAAACCAAGTGAACTCTTAATTGCCCCTGATGGAAGATTATTCAGGTGTCATCACGATCTTTATGGTGGGATTAATTCTATCGGGCATATTCTGAATAACAAAGTTAAATTACCCGAAGATTTTATTCCTTGTAGTAGTTATGGGAATTGCAACCCCTGTGATTTAAAGCTGAAGTTTAACCGGTTCCAGCAAGACGGGCATTGTGCCGTAGAAATCAAGAATGGATAA